One window of the Colletotrichum destructivum chromosome 4, complete sequence genome contains the following:
- a CDS encoding Putative fungal domain of STAND protein, with amino-acid sequence MEVLSGVSSGFAVVSLALQLAEKVTKIHDFWRSVRDAPDELGSIAAELEFLERVYIGIAHNAQRETIDPILTKALEDGQQEVTRFEALVSPLRKRCETESKLKRKWASIVAGVWRKEEVAEFRNSISRTKSTLLMALQASARHRSVSDSANQTRMLATLAENSASLGTGQKDIKVAIGDLSQKTGSLSLELTSHFSSVSSQSSDIKEIKEQLAGMQSFLIAHMAHSFPGIVRVQLAESMKNEVREFERDAFSSDNASSTDSPASSGASKSDSNTLEASTQNEVGRREKTSSITYRALSRHHYRKTVFGTFVIRLRMSAMYQSADPQADRTSYTISFYPAHWLVWCGVRYGMQLSLLQSMGGWTRRLEPLRMVRDDALVFKLCREGNIGAIRTLIAKGEASARDITPNWNMPLHEAAYHGHFELCVYLISEGADTFGVPFNSPLISHLFGTNELHRCIDLKFFELFEGHLEAIPEMKLDTSTFTYLLFCYPLENITASETSDRHCDLLCELFRQYPVPIQQIIQHANDASRRGILEFSARCSFGAFRDILSLDEAFLEPVTDRLSFLELLAETDWDESEMTARLQFLQNRGVDLLPVSKKYSGPLFKAARNPDWLRTWVASLRNCGKSVHEIVTVQLSASTPLLYQGGWESETLHHLLDVCRGLPVIGAQFRLCKMCRCDLAEGFLGFLSYQPWWIVIGAGLLRQKCICRLLSLVGSSYRNLCPRQEHECDFGSNNILRDAVDVEYLSMEGGAEADDEEQDTIDEEWETEYEDGQSEDQCKWKPGEWICWKCDRRLQDSESKVAEDTELKIPGSFVH; translated from the exons ATGGAGGTTCTCTCCGGTGTATCGAGCG GTTTTGCCGTCGTGTCATTAGCTCTACAGCTTGCCGAAAAGGTCACCAAAATCCACGACTTTTGGCGCTCCGTGAGAGACGCCCCCGACGAGCTGGGATCCATCGCCGCGGAGCTTGAGTTCCTCGAGAGAGTATACATCGGCATTGCCCACAACGCACAGCGAGAAACGATCGACCCGATTCTCACGAAAGCCTTGGAAGACGGCCAGCAGGAAGTGACGCGTTTCGAGGCGCTGGTCAGCCCTTTGCGCAAACGATGCGAAACCGAAAGCAAACTCAAACGAAAATGGGCTTCTATTGTTGCGGGTGTATGGAGGAAAGAGGAAGTAGCCGAGTTTCGTAACTCAATCTCGCGTACCAAGAGTACGCTGCTCATGGCCTTGCAGGCTTCCGCTCG ACACCGATCAGTATCGGACTCTGCAAACCAGACACGTATGTTGGCCACGCTGGCAGAGAACTCGGCTTCTCTGGGAACGGGCCAGAAAGACATCAAGGTTGCCATTGGCGACCTAAGTCAGAAAACAGGATCCTTATCCTTGGAATTGACATCCCACTTCTCGTCTGTATCAAGCCAATCTTCTGATATCAAAGAGATCAAGGAGCAGCTCGCTGGCATGCAGTCCTTTTTAATCGCCCATATGGCCCACAGCTTCCCTGGAATTGTACGCGTCCAGCTTGCGGAGAGCATGAAGAACGAAGTTCGAGAGTTCGAGAGGGACGCATTCTCGAGCGACAACGCCAGTTCTACAGATTCTCCTGCATCGAGCGGGGCGAGCAAATCTGATAGCAACACGCTCGAAGCAAGCACACAAAACGAGGTCGGTCGAAGGGAGAAGACCTCAAGCATTACCTACCGAGCCTTATCTCGCCATCACTACAGGAAAACAGTGTTTGGAACATTCGTCATCCGACTTAGGATGTCTGCGATGTATCAAAGTGCAGACCCACAGGCGGACAGAACATCATACACGATCTCGTTTTATCCAGCGCACTGGCTGGTTTGGTGTGGGGTTCGGTACGGGATGCAACTGTCACTTCTTCAGTCCATGGGCGGGTGGACACGCAGACTAGAGCCTCTTCGTATGGTTAGGGACGATGCACTCGTTTTCAAGCTCTGTCGGGAAGGTAACATCGGCGCGATTCGCACTCTGATCGCCAAGGGAGAGGCTTCAGCGCGAGATATAACTCCCAATTGGAACATGCCACTTCAT GAGGCGGCTTACCACGGACATTTTGAGCTGTGTGTTTATCTCATCTCAGAAGGCGCTGATACATTTGGTGTGCCATTTAA TTCGCCGCTCATTTCCCACTTATTTGGCACGAACGAGCTACACAGATGCATCGACCTCAAGTTCTTTGAACTTTTCGAAGGCCATTTGGAGGCCATTCCTGAAATGAAACTTGACACGTCAACATTTACTTACTTGCTGTTTTGCTATCCGCTAGAGAACATCACGGCATCTGAAACTTCGGATCGTCATTGTGATCTTCTTTGCGAATTGTTTCGCCAGTATCCGGTTCCGATTCAACAGATTATACAACATGCCAATGACGCATCGCGACGGGGTATCTTGGAATTCAGCGCGCGATGCTCGTTTGGGGCGTTTCGCGATATCCTTAGCCTGGACGAAGCTTTCCTTGAGCCTGTGACTGACAGACTATCCTTTTTGGAATTACTGGCAGAAACCGATTGGGATGAGTCAGAGATGACTGCAAGGCTCCAGTTTCTGCAGAATCGGGGTGTCGACCTTTTGCCCGTCTCTAAAAAATACTCCGGCCCCCTGTTCAAAGCAGCCCGCAACCCTGACTGGTTGAGAACTTGGGTTGCATCATTACGAAACTGCGGCAAGAGTGTTCATGAGATCGTAACTGTCCAACTGTCAGCTTCCACCCCTCTTCTTTACCAAGGAGGATGGGAAAGCGAAACGTTGCACCATCTGCTGGATGTTTGCAGGGGGTTGCCAGTCATTGGGGCACAATTCAGGCTCTGTAAAATGTGCCGTTGTGATCTTGCAGAAGGGTTTTTAGGGTTTTTATCGTACCAACCCTGGTGGATTGTCATAGGGGCCGGCTTGTTGAGGCAGAAATGCATCTGCCGTTTGTTGAGTCTCGTAGGAAGCTCATACCGAAACTTGTGTCCACGTCAGGAGCACGAGTGTGATTTCGGATCGAACAACATCCTTCGTGACGCGGTGGACGTTGAATATTTGAGCATGGAAGGTGGGGCCGAggcagacgacgaagaacagGACACAATTGATGAGGAGTGGGAAACAGAGTACGAGGATGGGCAATCAGAAGACCAATGCAAGTGGAAACCAGGCGAATGGATATGTTGGAAATGTGATCGGCGTTTGCAAGATTCCGAGAGCAAAGTTGCGGAGGACACGGAGCTGAAAATCCCGGGCTCTTTTGTTCATTGA
- a CDS encoding Putative peptidase S8/S53 domain, peptidase S8, subtilisin, His-active has translation MLSGGLLRCLAVLILSNRVLSAPHQDEWQDLTIHKRDHLLARQEPLSATERPASPTQTPLVLPDPAEPETSTPIPYIILTIRDPTKKQDVIKEQIQYLKKILSTEAVPGSLEEVTSKRTGLVVLFKAAITSAQADAIASLPGVGSVTPDERLQEEDSPSSAPPSLTPRQEREPGPPGLTASTRLQSDAVDELKVVSQPPGSSLKDLPGYRYASEAGKGVTIYVMDSGANPHNPEWAGMTGNKEFLYVAEAKREEKDTRNHGTCVASKATGPAYGTAKDANLVMVKLPDRKMKSAVLTALVEISNDVYQKGIEGKAVINMSIGHVITEQNPTALAEQNSTSTVTAYRLLLVALMAEDIVIVAASGNEAEPDSFDVVTYPALFGTTTDLIVVGAVKKNGNRADFARGSGDQLTTSAPGYVTCASGRSDDSVKRHGTSYAAPTVAGVVAVWLSQAEHRARLQVPGKVAANTKAMVKSLSYPRVRGGPPVIWNGIDPRRRACRVMGNPANRRRQDGDATDCEEETTPTGSSSTTTTTRPPPPPPAFRPSWSENPQGFRRVFERDGVASDNYDATSNSVSERVTGNIEQWCLAKCTGIDLLLLETPRLIRDFETNLDQCASVFLYRVLQFRRGAYFNPYYVCNRYNSAWSTDFVKPSSSSIDSGVAFK, from the exons ATGCTCTCCGGTGGACTCCTCAGGTGTCTCGCCGTACTCATCCTGAGCAACAGAGTCCTCTCAGCCCCCCACCAAGACGAATGGCAGGACCTCACAATACACAAGAGAGaccacctcctcgccagACAAGAACCGCTCTCTGCTACCGAGAGACCGGCGAGCCCCACGCAAACCCCCCTGGTACTACCGGACCCGGCCGAGCCCGAGACGTCCACACCCATCCCGTATATCATCCTCACGATACGGGACCCCACTAAGAAACAGGACGTCATCAAGGAACAGATCCAGTACCTTAAGAAAATACTCTCAACGGAAGCCGTCCCGGGGTCTCTGGAAGAGGTCACCAGCAAACGCACCGGCCTGGTCGTCTTATTCAAGGCGGCAATCACCTCCGCCCaggccgacgccatcgcgaGCCTCCCCGGT GTTGGCAGCGTGACCCCCGATGAGAGACTCCAGGAAGAAGATTCCccctcatcggcgccgccgtcgttgacGCCTCGCCAAGAACGAGAACCGGGCCCGCCCGGCTTGACCGCCTCCACCCGCCTCCAgtccgacgccgtcgacgagctcaaaGTCGTCTCGCAGCCCCCCGGCTCAAGCCTCAAAGACCTCCCCGGGTATAGATACGCCTCCGAGGCGGGAAAGGGGGTGACGATCTACGTGATGGACAGCGGCGCCAACCCTCACAATCCG GAATGGGCAGGCATGACGGGGAACAAAGAATTCTTGTACGTCGCTGAAGCCAAGcgagaggagaaggacaCGAGGAACCACGGCACCTGCGTGGCGTCCAAAGCGACAGGCCCGGCGTACGGCACCGCCAAGGACGCCAACCTGGTCATGGTCAAGCTGCCCGACAGGAAGATGAAGTCGGCCGTTCTTACGGCTCTCGTCGAGATCAGCAACGACGTCTATCAGAAGGGCATCGAGGGCAAGGCCGTGATTAATATGTCCATAGGGCATG TCATCACCGAACAGAACCCAACGGCCCTCGCCGAACAGAACTCAACGTCCACCGTGACGGCCTACagactcctcctcgtcgccctcatGGCCGAGGACATTGTCATCGTTGCGGCGTCGGGCAACGAAGCA GAGCCCGACTCCTTCGATGTGGTGACCTACCCGGCCCTCTTCGGCACGACCACGGACCTCATcgttgtcggcgccgtcaagaAAAATGGCAACCGCGCCGACTTCGCCCGGGGGTCCGGCGACCAGCTGACCACGTCGGCCCCGGGCTATGTAACCTGCGCATCAGGTCGGTCCGATGACTCGGTCAAGCGCCATGGCACTTCCTATG CCGCCCCAActgtcgccggcgtcgtcgccgtctggCTCTCCCAGGCCGAACACCGCGCCAGGCTCCAGGTCCCCGGTAAGGTCGCCGCCAACACGAAGGCCATGGTCAAGTCCCTCTCGTACCCGCGCGTCAGGGGCGGGCCGCCCGTGATCTGGAACGGCATCGacccgcgccgccgcgcctGCAGGGTGATGGGAAACCCTGCCAACAGACGGCgccaggacggcgacgcgACGGACTGCGAAGAAGAGACCACCCCAACCGGctcctcttcgacgacgacgacgacgaggccccctcctcctcccccggcCTTCAGACCCTCGTGGAGCGAGAACCCGCAGGGCTTCCGGCGCGTCTTTGAACGGGACGGCGTCGCGAGCGACAACTATGACGCCACCTCGAACAGCGTGAGCGAGCGCGTCACGGGCAACATCGAGCAGTGGTGCCTGGCCAAGTGCACAG GGATCGATCTCTTGTTACTAGAGACCCCAAGACTGATCAGAGACTTCGAAACGAACCTAGACCAGTGCGCCTCCGTCTTCCTCTACCGGGTGCTGCAGTTCAGACGAGGGGCGTATTTCAACCCCTATTACGTCTGTAACAG GTACAACTCGGCGTGGTCGACCGACTTCGTGAAACCGAGCTCAAGCAGCATCGACTCCGGAGTCGCCTTCAAGTAA
- a CDS encoding Putative AAA+ ATPase domain, ATPase, AAA-type, core, rad18, zinc finger UBZ4-type, MgsA AAA+ ATPase, with product MAAVDCPICNKPVKETLINSHIDSGCLNHIFNPERTSSPPIPSQANGASSTASSSQAKRPASSFFQTPAAKRHAPPTKVLTTPANNNSTAAAATTTRPTAGVKRSYDDGPGAAPSPFETAAVAAAVTDTESDASRRPPPETGPVAKRTKTARAAPLAERMRPTTLDDVCGQDLVGPHGVLRSLIESDRVPSMILWGGSGTGKTTIARCIAQTVGSRFIEMNATSSGVAECKKLFADAANESALTGRKTIIFCDEIHRFSKAQQDVFLKPVEAGTITLIGATTENPSFRVQAALLSRCRTFTLSKLSAEDVARILLRAIDEEARAKNYPGSPLIDAELVTYLAAFSDGDARTALNLLELALSLSTRQGITKEDLKAALTKTLVYDRAGDQHYDTISAFHKAVRGSDPDAALYYLARMLQSGEDPLFVARRMVVIASEDVGLADNSLLPLATAAYTAAQQIGMPEARIPLAHCAVALSLAPKSTRAYRGLNNAYAALREPGVAALPVPLHLRNAPTRLMREMGYGAEYKYPPNYRGGRVRQEYLPDELVGRRFLEDRDLGTEVDPDLEMETES from the coding sequence ATGGCAGCCGTCGACTGTCCCATTTGCAATAAGCCCGTCAAGGAGACGCTGATCAACTCTCACATCGACTCGGGCTGCTTGAACCACATCTTCAACCCCGAACGCACATCCTCGCCTCCGATACCCTCCCAGGCCAACGGCGCCAGCTCGACCGCATCTTCATCCCAGGCCAAACGTCCAgcatcctccttcttccagacCCCCGCCGCGAAGCGCCATGCCCCTCCGACCAAAGTCCTCACCACTcccgccaacaacaacagcaccgccgccgccgccaccaccacccgccCAACTGCCGGCGTGAAACGAAGCTACGACGACGGCCCTGGtgccgccccctcccccttcgagaccgccgccgtcgccgcagctGTCACCGACACGGAGAGCGATGCTTCCCGACGGCCACCACCAGAGACCGGCCCCGTCGCCAAGCGCACAAAGACGGCCCGCGCCGCACCGCTGGCCGAGCGCATGCGTCCCaccaccctcgacgacgtctgtggccaggacctcgtcggcccCCACGGCGTGCTGCGCTCCCTCATCGAGTCGGACCGCGTGCCCTCCATGATCCTCTGGGGCGGCTCCGGCACCGGCAAGACCACCATCGCCCGCTGTATCGCCCAGACCGTCGGCTCGCGCTTCATCGAGATGAACGCCACCTCgtccggcgtcgccgagtGCAAAAAGCTgttcgccgacgccgccaacgagTCCGCCCTGACGGGCCGCAAGACCATCATCTTCTGCGACGAGATCCACCGCTTCTCCAAGGCCCAGCAGGACGTCTTCCTCAagcccgtcgaggccggcaccATCACCCTGATTGGCGCCACCACCGAGAACCCGAGCTTCCgcgtccaggccgccctGCTGTCACGCTGCCGCACCTTCACGCTGTCCAAGCTGTctgccgaggacgtcgcgCGGATCCTGCTGcgcgccatcgacgaggaggcccgcGCCAAGAATTACCCGGGCAGCCcgctcatcgacgccgagctcgtcacCTACCTTGCCGCCTTctccgacggcgacgcccgcACGGCGCTGAACCTGCTCGAGCTCGCCCTGTCGCTCTCGACGAGGCAGGGGATCACCAAGGAGGACCTCAAGGCGgccctgacgaagacgctCGTCTACgaccgcgccggcgaccaGCACTACGACACCATCTCGGCCTTCCACAAGGCCGTGCGCGGCTCCGACCCGGACGCCGCGCTGTACTACCTTGCGCGCATGCTGCAGTCGGGCGAGGACCCGCTGTTCGTCGCGCGGCGCATGgtcgtcatcgcctcggaggacgtcggcctcgccgacaactcgctgctgccgctcgccaccgccgcctaCACGGCCGCGCAGCAGATCGGCATGCCCGAGGCCCGCATCCCGCTGGCCCACTGCGCCGTCGCGCTCAGCCTGGCGCCTAAGAGCACGCGCGCGTACCGGGGGCTGAACAACGCCTACGCGGCTCTCCGGGAGCCCGGCGTCGCGGCGCTGCCCGTGCCGCTGCACCTGCGGAACGCGCCGACGCGGTTGATGCGCGAGATGGGATACGGCGCCGAGTACAAGTACCCGCCCAACTACCGGGGCGGGAGGGTGCGGCAGGAGTACCTCCcagacgagctcgtcgggaGGCGGTTCCTCGAGGACAGGGACCTGGGGACCGAGGTCGATCCGGACCTAGAGATGGAGACGGAGTCGtga
- a CDS encoding Putative FeS cluster insertion protein yields the protein MNAPRILSRVAFRRSCTALQCASARRAYGSPSFQSYPLYTNNNTPPPARGDGIIPESPIASPGPLPKVNETRPPKISSQMASSHQSPTPSSPSTSQSSTTTMTSTTANTFTATTQAAAAAPATSSASPAAQATKPAARPQRKLRARKAAMKLSPSAVEQLRALLDQPEPKLIKVGVRNRGCSGLAYHLEYVDKPGSFDEEVVQDGVKVLIDSKALFSIIGSEMDWVEDKLSQRFVFKNPNIKEECGCGESFMV from the exons ATGAATGCCCCGAGGATACTCAGCAGGGTGGCGTTCCGCCGTTCCTGCACAGCTCTGCAGTGCGCTTCCGCTCGCCGCGCCTACGGCAGCCCGTCGTTCCAGTCGTACCCTCTTtacaccaacaacaacacgcCTCCCCCGGCACGGGGCGACGGCATCATCCCCGAGAGCCCGATCGCGTCGCCGGGTCCGCTGCCGAAGGTCAACGAGACGAGACCGCCCAAGATTTCCTCGCAGATGGCGTCCTCCCACCAGTCCCCGACACCGAGCTCCCCGTCTACCTCGcagtcctcgacgacgacgatgacatcaacaacagcaaaCACTTTCACAGCAACGAcgcaggccgccgccgccgccccggcgacgtcatcggcatcgccggcagcacAGGCGAccaagccggcggcgcgacCGCAACGCAAGCTCCGGGCGCGcaaggcggcgatgaagcTGTCGCCGTCAGCGGTGGAGCAGCTGCGCGCGCTGCTGGACCAGCCGGAGCCGAAGCTGATCAAGGTCGGCGTGCGGAACCGCGGGTGCTCGGGCCTGGCGTACCACCTCGAGTACGTCGACAAGCCTGGCagcttcgacgaggaggtggtgCAGGACGGCGTCAAGGTGCTGATCGACAGTAAGGCGCTGTTCAGCATCATCGGCAGCGAGATGGATTGGGTCGAGGACAAGCTCAGCCAGCGGTTCGTCTTCAAGAACCCTAACATCA AGGAGGAATGCGGTTGCGGCGAGTCTTTCATGGTATGA
- a CDS encoding Putative armadillo-like helical domain-containing protein encodes MEASPLTRQPPPEVFQPKIVQLYESLFKDADDDSERSEGFWREFFLLRPDRAALRRILDGLGPADMLALEEHTRELFARAVAAVKNGQGVADLHALDTLSVFLCSALSKKYAHPSSDIINVLAGIDYVDTIFTDFVGALDQIIRGGKSLELRQKAIEVVLAVTAGAYQTSLLTYFIQRDLFPSVMKFIQDADTTERILGPSTLLGLLANYNKFEFQNPYQMRLNDFVNEATIKKIIRCVGETCQSLTTQYVEVQDDLPEGWTLNGTLHMIGLGVVARGPRPEKKAVYDAETMKHMFTKLPGEEAAVLLATYDFTHANKLFCFNLATLPAEKGEQQPLAAFTSLTSYLLQHAHLSERTTHYSHLNLMVFRLLIEDPVLCKRICSEESKAHVRLCRQRQPFLPLVRGERILATAVLDTMVDGITHNLRRRLDVGLYTLCVGILLRIVSYLSRSRTRLAYHWADLFRALLNLIKFLTTYVADVKDLPQIDLLLDNVVNLVALSLSAGEGFLPSPAAYDDLFYKVVEAGDGLATFKEGYGLGRRPSNSIDTLISVSTHYKELLAEGGRSGGRKGNLTSVQVTEVIKQGYETLSIQAKEGLDTWDRYREADERTLLKKMARAAVGDVRGMVER; translated from the exons ATGGAGGCGTCACCGCTGACCCGTCAGCCTCCGCCCGAGGTGTTCCAGCCCAAGATCGTCCAGCTCTACGAGTCGCTGTTCAAG gatgccgacgatgatTCCGAACGCTCCGAGGGCTTCTGGCGCGAgttcttcctcctccggccCGACCGCGCGGCCCTGAGGCGgatcctcgacggcctcgggccCGCCGACATGCTTGCGCTCGAGGAGCACACGAGGGAGCTGTTCGCGCGCGCCGTGGCGGCTGTCAAAAACGGGCagggcgtcgccgacctGCACGCGCTCGAC ACCCTGAGCGTGTTCCTCTGCTCGGCGCTCTCCAAGAAGTATGCGCATCCCAGCTCCGACATCATCAACGTCCTGGCCGGCATCGATTACGTCGACACCATCTTCACCGACTTCGTGGGCGCCCTGGACCAGATCATCCGCGGTGGAAAGAGCT TGGAGTTGCGGCAAAAGGCCATCGAGGTCGTGctggccgtgacggcgggcGCTTACCAGACGAGTCTCTTGACGTACTTTATCCAGCGGGATCTCTTCCCCTCGGTGATGAAA TTCATCCAAGACGCCGACACGACGGAGCGCATCCTCGGCCCTTCgaccctcctcggcctcctggcCAACTACAACAAGTTTGAGTTCCAGAACCCCTACCAGATGCGGCTGAAcgacttcgtcaacgaggcgACAATCAAGAAGATCATACGGTGCGTCGGCGAGACGTGCCAGAGCCTGACTACACAATACGTCGAGGTGCAGGACGACCTGCCCGAAGGGTGGACGCTGAACGGCACGCTGCACATGATTgggctcggcgtcgtggccagggggccgaggccggagaagaaggccgtctACGATGCCGAGACGATGAAGCACATGTTTACGAAGCT AcccggcgaggaggctgcCGTGCTGCTGGCGACATACGACTTCACGCACGCCAACAAGCTCTTCTGCTTCAACCTCGCCACCCTCCCGGCCGAAAAGGGCGAACAACAACCCCTGGCGGCCTTCACGTCACTCACGTCCTACCTGCTCCAACACGCCCACCTCTCGGAGCGCACGACGCACTACTCGCACCTCAACCTCATGGTCTTCCGGCTGCTGATCGAGGACCCCGTGCTCTGCAAGAGGATATGCAGCGAGGAGTCCAAGGCGCACGTGCGCCTGTGCCGCCAGCGACAGCCGTTCCTGCCGCTGGTGCGCGGGGAGCGGATcctggcgacggcggtgctggACACGATGGTGGACGGCATCACGCACAACCTCCGGCGCAGGCTCGATGTCGGGCTGTACACGCTGTGCGTGGGGATCCTGCTGCGCATCGTCTCGTACCTCTCGCGATCGCGCACGCGGCTCGCGTATCACTGGGCGGACCTCTTCCGGGCGCTGCTGAACCTCATCAAGTTCCTGACGACGTACGTCGCGGACGTCAAGGACCTGCCGCAGATCGACCTGCTTCTGGACAACGTCGTCAACCTGGTggcgctgtcgctgtcggcgggcgaggggttcctgccgtcgccggcggcgtacGACGACCTCTTCTACAaggtggtggaggcgggcgacgggCTGGCCACCTTCAAGGAGGGCTACGGCCTCGGGAGGCGGCCGAGCAACTCGATCGACACGCTCATCAGCGTGAGCACGCACTACAAGGAGCTGCTGGCGGAGGGCGGGCGGAGCGGGGGCAGGAAGGGGAACCTGACGAGCGTGCAGGTGACGGAGGTGATCAAGCAGGGGTACGAGACGCTGAGCAtccaggccaaggagggccTCGACACGTGGGACCGGTACCGCGAGGCGGACGAGCGGACGctgctgaagaagatggcgagggcggccgtcGGGGACGTGAGAGGCATGGTGGAGAGGTAG